The window CACATGCGCtggcggccattgtcacacacagggAGATCCTCCACAACCATTATTAGGACACTTTGCCTATAAATCTACAAACCTTTCATATATAAAGCTTAAAGCGGTGCATAGTACGCTCATCGCCTACTCCCACCATAGACCCAAGGCCGCTGAGAGCCTCTATTACCATGTGACAGAGCAgccggtggtgcagagctcacaGATACCAGTGCAGTGCTGTAATAGGAGACCCTAGTGTATAACATTCGTCCCTCTGTGTATTCTTTTCACCCCCCACCATGCTGTCTGCCTTTACTACCATGTGACAGATCAGCCGGTggggcagagctcactgataccagtgcagtcCTGTAATAGGAGACCCTAGTATATAACATCCGTCCCTCAGGGTATACCTCCCCATGTTGTCTGACTTTACTACCATGTAACAGATCGGTCGGTGGGGCAGAGgtcactgataccagtgcagtcCTGTAATAGGAGACCCTAGTATATAACATCCGTCCCTCGGGGTATACCTCCCCATGTTGTCTGACTTTACTACCATGTAACAGATCGGCCGGTGGGGCAGAGgtcactgataccagtgcagtcctgtaataggagaccctagtgtataacatccgtccccacAGATCTGCGGACTCCGTAACtgaagagtccagacctcctctagtaacatcagcacaaacactgcgcccgcCTTGAGTGTCACAGCCGAGCAGCAATACATTGCCAAGCACAGCGCCGAGCCGGACATCGCCAAGCACAGCGCAGAGCCGGACATCGCCAAGCACAGCGCAGAGTAATGGTAAAGCCAACACCACTAGACTCTGGAGGAGACGCGTTCTGTGCAGGGATGGATCGCAGTTCTCTATCTTCatgtgatggaggagtctgggttgggtgatggaggagtctgggttgggtgatggaggagtctgggttgggtgatggaggagtctgggttgggtaatggaggagtctgggttgggtaatggaggagtctgggttgggtaatggaggacgttaccccctgactgcattgtgcccactgtacagatggtggaggaggaggctCCGGCCGTTATCAGGGGACGGCCGCAGCACTTTAGCTAAGGGAATTATACAGACATTGTGGGCAATTGTAGCttcagcttcatgggaacagtttgGGGACCTGCCTTTTCCGTCCCCATGACTGCGCCCAGTGCACGAGTTCCATACAAACATGGAGGGGGAGAACAGACACCGCACAGAGCCCAGACTAAAACCCCTTACaataatggagattgtgagcccgggctcccccaacagcagggTCACCTAACAAATACTTTTCTGGATAAAGGGTCAAATTCCCACAGACGCCTCCAAAATCTTCCACTTTTCTAGGAAGGATTTCTATATCTGCAGTAGGGGGCCGGCTCCATAgtcatgtctatggatgtagaatgtCCCCCCCAGTGCAGGGGTCTGCCCCCATTACCCCTGAGCAGAGAGCCGAACACTCACCGGTAATGCAAGGGGACGAAATAAAAATTTGCCATCTGCACCCCTGGCCATATCTGCAGGGAGGGAAGAAGATCAGAATAAAGTCAGGGGCCACATGTGCAGCGGCCCAGAACCTCCATGATAAAAGCGGAATACTCACATAATAGTTGGTGATTAACGCATCTCTATAGTCCTGCAACACAAGAAAACATAATCAGAGATGAGAGCCAGGAACAGAGACCACTGCCCTAACCATCAGAGAGGCAACCATGCATGACCCATAATCATCAGAGAGAGCAGCAACCATACAGGACCCGTAATCGGCAGAGAGGGCAGCAACCACACAGGACCCGTAATCAGCAGAGTGAGCAGCAACCATACAGGACCCCTAACTGTCAGAGAGGACAGCAACCATACAGGACCCGTTAGCGTGAGAGAGGGCAGCAACCATACAGTACTCCTAACCGTTAGAGAGCCACAATCATACAGGACACGTAATCGTCAGAGAGGGTGGCAACCATGCATGACCCGTAACCGTCAGACACTGGCAACCACGCAGGACCCGTAATCGTCAGAGAGGGCAGCAACCATACAGAACCCAAAAATCGTCAGAGAGCGGCAACCACACAGGACCCGTAATAGAGAAAGCGGCAACCACACAGGACCCCTAATCATCAAAGAGGGCAGCAACCATACAGTACTCCTAACCGTTAGAGAGTGACAATCATACAGGACCCATAATCGTAAGAGAGGGTGGCAAGCATGCATGACCCGTAACCATCAGAGACACCGGCAACCATACAGGACCCCTAACCGTCAGAGAGCGACAACCATGCATGACCTGTAATCAGAGGGCGGCAACCATACAGGACCCCTAGCAGAGAGAGCGGCAACCATGCAGGACCCGTAAACGTCAGAGACACCGGCAACCATACAGGATGCGTAATCATCATCAGAGAGCGGCAACCAAACAGGACTCCTAACCGTCAGAGAGGGCAGCAACCATACAAGACCCCTAACCGTCAGAGAGGGCGGCAACCATGCATGACCCCTAACCGTCAGAGAGGGCTACCCCATACAGGACCCGTAATCGTCAGAGAGCGCGGAAACCATGCAGGACCTGTAATCGTCAGAGAGAGTGGCAACCATACAGGACCTGTAATCTTCATACACTGGCAACCATACAGAAGCCCTACTGTGGAGGCAAGACATAGAGCCCTAAACATCAGAGAGAGCAACAACCATAGAGGACCCCTACACTGGAGGAGAGACCGCTGCCCTAACCATCAGAGAGGGCGGCGGCAATCATACAAGGCCCTTAACCGTCAGAGAGCCGCAACCATACATGACTCCTACTCTGGCAGTGAGACACGGGCCCTCCATATCTAGAGGTAATGCGGCATGTGGTGCCCTCCATATCTGGAGGTAATGCAGCATGTGGTGCCCTCCATATCTGGAGGTAATGCAGCATGTGGTGCCCTCCATATCTGGAGGTAATGCAGCATGTGGTGCCCTCCATATCTGGAGGTAATGCAGCATGTGGTACCCTCTATATCTGGAGGTACTGCAGCATGTGGTACCCTCTATATCTGGAGGTAATATGGCACGCGGTGCCCTCTATATCTGGAGGTAATATGGCACGCGGTGCCCTCTATATCTGGAGGTAATATGGCACGCGGTGCCCTCTATATCTGGAGGTAATACGGCATGTGGTGCCCTCTATATCTGGAGGTAATACGGTACACGATGTCCTCTATATCTGGAGGTAATACGGCACGCGGCGCCCTCTATATCTGGAGGTAATACGGCATGTGGTGCCCTCTATATCTGGAGGTAATGCGGCATGTGGTGCCCTCTATATCTGGAGGTAATATGGCACGCGGCGCCCTCTATATCTGGAGGTAATACGGCATGTGGTGCCCTCTATATCTGGAGGTAATACGGCATGTGGTGCCCTCTATATCTGGAGGTAATGCGGCATGTGGTACCCTCTATATCTGGAGGTAATACGGCATGTGGTACCCTCTATATCTGGAGGTAATACGGCACACGATGTCCTCTATATCTGGAGGTAATACGGTACGCGGTGCCCTCTATATTTGGGAGGTAATACGGTACGCGGTGCCCTCTATATCTGGAGGTAATATGGCACACAATGTCCTCTATATCTGGAGGTAATACGGCATGCGGTGCCCTCTATATTTGGAGGAAATATGGCAGGCGGTGCCCTCAGTATTTGGAGGTAATATGGCAGGCGGTGCCCTCTATATCTGGAGGAAATATGGCAGGCGGTGCCCTCAATATTTGGAGGTAATATGGCAGGCGGTGCCCTCAATATTTGGAGGTAATATGGCAGGCGGTGCCCTCTATATTTGGAGGTAATATGGCAGGCGGTGCCCTCTATATTTGGAGGTAACATGGCAGGCGGTGCCCTCTATATTTGGAGGTAATACGGCACACGATGTCCTCTATATCTGGAGGTAATATGGCACATGGTGCCCCCTATATGTGGAGAAGGGGTGCAGGCTGCCCCCAGATATCCACACCCGTCCCCTCATAGGTTACCCCTTCTTACTCCACCATACATACCAAACAGTTGGAGCCGCTGATGACTTTTCTATATATAATTAGCGGTCATGTCACCCGGAGGAGACATCACATAATTCGGAGATGAAGCCTTACAGCGGGGTCTTCTCGACTCCCCCATTACGTAGGCAGGTTTATAAATAGGGGTCCAGTGTGTCATGTGTGACTTATTTCAGCATCTGCAGCTAATTCTTCGCCATTGTCACATCCCGTAGATACCAGGTCTGGATGTTTGAAGAACTAATATCTTCCACTCACCCCGACCTCTCACCATCGTCATCCAGACACTCTCATCACACTATATTTACACAAATTATACCTTCCAGATGAGGCCTGGAGGATGGTCAAACACACGAAGACCCTGCACCCTCCCCTGGGAACATGATGATCCGGCCTCCATCATGGACATACCCGCTTCAGCTTGTCCCAGATTTCCTCCCGAGAGAGTCCGTTCAACGAGCCAACAATGGTCAGGAAGCATCCGAGAAAGCAAGGAGCAAAGCCACCCTGGAAGAGACAACGTGAGGAACAACGACAGCCAAGAGTCCAAGCCTCAGAATTACTGCAGCAACATCCCAAAAACGCTCCCTCAGGAGTCCCGTCATCCACCCCCCAGCACGGACACCCCCAACTTAAAGTGTCAGTCCTCCATTAACCAGGGGGCAGCACCGAGCATCATCTGACCAAGCGGTGTGGACGGCGACAGTAAAGTGTTTCTTACCTGGTCCAACAGCATTTTCTTCACGGCTGCCGTCTTACTGCTCCCAGAAATAATGCCATCAAGTACTTTGTACCATCCTCCGACTACCGGCCCCTGGGGGGCAAGAGAAGCTCAAATATAATGGCAAATAATCAGCCATACCCATACAAAGCCACCAAATCTACCGCACTGCCACTACGTCCTCCACTCACCTGTACCAGCTCCACTACGTCCTCCACCTCTACACCGGACACCTGTACCAGTGCCACTATGTCCTCCATCTCTACCAGCTCCATTACATCCTCCATCTCTACACCACTCACCTGTACCAGCTCCACTACATCCTTCACCTCTACACCGGACACCTGTACCAGCTCCACTTCGTCCTCCATCTGCACACCACTCACCTGTACCAGCTCCACTACGTCCTCCACCTCTACACCGGACACCTGTACCAGCTCCACTACGTCCTCCACCTCTACACCGCACACCTGTACCAGCTCCACTACGTCCTCCACCTCTACACCGCACACCTGTACCAGCTTCACTACGTCCTCCACCTCTACACCGCACACCTGTACCAGTGCCACTATGTCCTCCATCTCTACCAGCTCCATTACATCCTCCATCTCTACACCGCACACCTGTACCAGCTCCACTACGTCCTCCATCTCCACACCACACACCTGTACCAGCTCCACTACATCCTCCAGCTCTACACCGCACACCTGTACCAGTTCCACTACGTCCTCCACCTCTACACCGCACACCTGTACCAGCTACACTACGTCCTCCACCTTTACACCGCAGAGCTGTGCCACCACCTCTATGATGCACATCT is drawn from Anomaloglossus baeobatrachus isolate aAnoBae1 chromosome 3, aAnoBae1.hap1, whole genome shotgun sequence and contains these coding sequences:
- the MPV17 gene encoding mitochondrial inner membrane protein Mpv17; this encodes MAALWRQYQRLLSLHPWKVQIITAGSLVGVGDVISQQLVERRGLHGHSVERTMKMMGIGFCFVGPVVGGWYKVLDGIISGSSKTAAVKKMLLDQGGFAPCFLGCFLTIVGSLNGLSREEIWDKLKRDYRDALITNYYIWPGVQMANFYFVPLHYRLAVVQVVAIIWNSYLSWKANQA